The genome window ATAAATATAttgaaacaaatcaaacataaacaaaactgtCACCACCTAATGAATACAGCTGTGATCATCCATGAAACACGCTGATAAACACTGATGCTCTGTCTGCAGTATGTTGCATTCTGATGCTACTTATAGGCTTCAACGGCCGAACACTAAAATAAATACTATTTCAGCGTTGAAAAGGTGATTTTCCCATATTCTGCATAGGCCGTGAATGCAGCATAACTGTCCATTATTGTTGTTCCAGTAAGGAAACAAATTCGAAAGTTTGTACAAACGCCTGGGGGGTGTGACAGTGTGTGCATGATGCTTGACCACTGCATGATAATACAGTGAAATTCACAATGCCCCTAGAAATGCACTGCAGCTGCATTCACACCATAGAATTTggttccttgttttttttttctccattcatCCAATGTTTCTTTGCATGACCCCAAGCGTTGTAGAAAACTATTAGCAGGCAAGTGTAGAAGCAAACCTGGCAAACTATGTGTGTCTCAATATTGCTGCTTTTGTACAGAACCAGCCGTGTCAATCAAAAATTATTTTTTCTTATTCTATTATATGTTTCCTTTGTAATGTAATTAGACTGGATTAGTGGTATTATTTCATCTGCCTGATCAGATGTCTTCTCAGACCTGGAGGAGACTGATAGAATGTGGTGATCATGCACAGGTTCCACCTTTATCCTGAGCGGAAATCTGACCAAAGGGATCCTGTAAGGACCACAAACTCTGGCATCTAAACTCAAAGCCATTATGGTTGGTCTGCATATGCTTGTCAGagatgtgagtgagtgagcatcTGTCAGATTACAGTTTTTCCCTGTCTAGCAGCTCCCGTAGTTCATTCTTAATGTCCTCCGGCAGCTCGAGAGGAGGCAGATCATCCAGACACAGGTCTTCCTGAGCCGGCATCTCCAGGGGTGGCAGCTGGGGGATTGCGATCTCCTTCCCCTTCcctgtgctcctcctctcctgcccacTCCCGGTCCCCATGCTGCCACCTGCGTGAGGCAGGACCCAGAGCTCGGAGCGCTCCACAAAGTCTGCTGCTTCGGCAGCCTCGGAGCGCAACCGGGCGTTCTCCAATCGCAGCTGACTGTTCTCGGCCATCAGCCGCTGATTGTCGTCCAGCAGCTGGTCGACTAGGCGCCGCAGGTCCTCAATGGTAGTCTGCTGCTCTTCCAGGCGGGTTTTGTCATCTTTGGTGGTCTTGGATCCGGGACATGGTGGAGCCAAGGGCTGGCAGCCTCCAGTCTGACGAGTCTGAAGCTGGAAGAGTAAGGTGTCATACTCTCTCTCCGCGATTCCTGCACTCGCTGCAGGCGGGGGGCCGTGGGGCTGGAGCTGGCCCGTGGGCCGGGTGTGGGTAAGAAGTGGTGGGACAGTAGAGGACGGCACCGGAGCTGGTTGGGTCCTTGTCTCGCGACGAACTTCTCTCTTCCAGCGCTCTTGAATGAGCCTTTGGTGTTTGATGTGACtgtccctctgcagctccatggACAGACGGGCCTGCAGACGCAGAGACAAACAGCACAGCATTAACCGACACGCAAAGCTAAAACTCACAACTGCATCAGCCGCTCAGTCGAGTCTCTCACCTGCTCacattctgtgttcttcattgCATCTGTCAAAAGATCtaaaggagagagacagaggtaaGAAACACCTTCTAACATTAGGTGTAAGTAGAAGAAGTGACGCTCTGAATATGATCTTCTTTCCTGAGACCAGTACTTACAGACATACGCGTTGTAATATAATAAGTTGTATGCTGCAGTTGATGCATGTCCTACCTGCAGCTTTCCCATGGCATGAGATGGCCTCTTCATATTTTCCAGCTGCCAGCAAACGTTCTGCCTTCCTGCACTGCTGATGAGCCTGAGGGGAATCGTGAGAGGTTCCATtagtaatatttaaaaaaagaacaagtaGACAAAGAAGAAAGATGCAGGATAAATGTTTGTAGTGCTCATTATTAAATCAACTTTAACTGTGAATTTCTTATAACGGCTTTGCAAACAAATGGAGAAGTGCCACGTTTGACTCTTTACGTTTGACTTTATCATGTATCTGTCACCGAATATTAAAAAGCTATAACACTGCTATGTCCCGGCTTCAAATGGTTTTAATTCTACTCGTTATGAGACCAAATGTATCTTGTGTAGCACGTCCCCGCTGCCAGACGGCGAAAAGGAcgatgcgaggaaaaacaaaagagcagTTAGCCGCTAACTTATGGGAGCTAACCTAGCTAATGTAGCTTAGCTTACCTAAGCAATCCGTTAGCTACGGTAACGTTAGCCTGTTATTGCAACATCAACAGCGAACTTACGAGGTTCAGCGGGCTGTCTACCACCTCCATGGAGTCGATTCGTCGATGGTTTATACTACACGAAATGCGCCTCTGTTCTTCGCGGATTGTCATTTGCTCTGCGGTTAAAAATCTGGAAACATAACTGTAAGAAAATTAGCGTCAGGGAAGCGCATTCGCTTCCACAGCCAAGGCTGCGTCAACACGCCGTGACGTCAGTACGTTTGCTGCTCTAAGCTACCGGAAACTAAACACCTAtgctttcaaaattaaagcttTACAAATTTCATGTTTGTCAAAACTACAAACATATGCTAACCCGTATTCGCTAAATAATGTATATGACTCTGTTATTAATACTTACTGAACAATTTACCTACAAAACACATTACGTTTACGTTTTGGTATTTTAGCCAGGACTTTATCGCGACGGTTTGGACGGAAAtgcttactgtaaatacatgtCGCTTACCACACAGTTTTGTTGTTATTAAGGAAGCGAACGTTTTAACATACAGAATCTAATTTTAAACAAATACTTATTGATCGCCGGATTTAATCTCTCCCAGCATTTTCATTGGCGTCACCCGAACCTCACAGGCTGCTTCGCAGCGTTTACATCTCAGTCATCGTTTTCGTCGCTGGGGGTGGATCCGTTTAAAAACCCTCTGCTCAAATCGCGGAAGCAGGAAATTTACCGACACCTGCGATGATCGTGAAAAAGAGAGGCCATACGTGTTTGATCGCGTCCAGCATGGTCTCATTCATCCTGCTCATGATGGTGCTGTACGGCACCATCGGCGGCCACCAGCCGGGCAGCTCCGGCCTCAGACGCGACTACCAGCTACTGGGCAGACCTCTGTACAAACTGGACCTGAACTGGCCCAAGAACCCGGAGCTCTTCACCGGGGACGTGTTTGCGGTGGCTGTCGACCAGTATGCTGGTGTGGTGTACGTCGCACAGAGAGGTACTGATCCTCCATATTGCACATGCATGTATGATTatctattattaagtattattgCCCGGTTTCGTCTTTGCCTCGTAGGTGACAACATGCCCAAGGTGCTGGTGTTCAGCACAGATGGGGACTTTCTCGAGTCCTGGAACACCACCACTTTGGAGATGCCTCACGGGATGTTTTTAGCGGATGCAGCCTCATCGAACCCCACCGTGTGGATCACAGACGTGGGCAATGGCCCCTACGGCTACTGCATCAAGCAGTACTCACCGTCTGGGAAGCTCTTGAAGGTATCGCACATGAAAGTTGGATTTGAGTTGACGCACGGCCCGTTGcttgttgttgagcttttttttttttttggtgcttGTCAGGTGCTTGGAACGCCAGGGAAGCCAGGCTCTGGGCTCAACCCCCTGCAGTTTGACCAGCCGGCCGAGATCTTCGTCCACGACTCCGGGGAAATGTACATCGTGGATGGTGACGGAGGGATGAACAATCGCCTCATCAAGCTGTcgaaggagcaggaggtgctgTGGGTGCACGCGGAGAAGGGACAGGGCTTGGCTCAGTTCTACATCCCCCACAGTGTGACTGTGGACAGTGCTCAGAGGGTGTGGGTGGCTGACAGGGGCAACAAGAGGATCCAGGTTTTCAACTCCATCACAGGAGACTGGTTGGGCACGTGGggcagctgcttcactgaggACGCGCCGTACTCGGTCCGCCTGACGCCGGACAAAAAGTACTTTATAGTGGTCCAGCTCAACACCAATCAGATTTCGGTGCTGGATGCTCCGCCGGTGGGTTTGATCGGACAGTGCCGAGTGGTCAGTGTGATCCAGCTGGCCGAAGAGGTGAAACCCCACCTcgtggacctggacctgaaaaCCGGCGCTCTGTACGTAGCCGAGATCGGAGCCCAGCAGGCTCAGAAGTTCATTCCCTTCAGCCTGGGCGGAGGTTTGCTGTAGAGCACGTAAAGGCCCGAAATGATCATTGGTGATTCTCTCCCGCGATTGAGAAAGGAACGTGTTAATAAGTGTTAATAAACCTTACAGACAGGCTCTTGTTTTAAAGGTCAGGCGGTCCTGCTCAGTCATTGTAGTCTGTAGTATTTGGCAGTATTACTATTTAATACGCATAGTGTGTTTTGAGACTGGATTTTTCCCAGCATGCTTCAGTTCTACAGTTTATTCAATGCCGCTGTTCCGTTCTCCTGCTCGTACCCGGACcgggtgtgttcagtcaatcaggcCGAGCGAGGACTTTGCGGCTCCCGGTGAAGCGAACGCGTGGATTTGAGAAGCACCGCACTTTACTTCACTGCAGACACTTTGGGGGCTCAGAGTCTTGTTGATCGTCTGACCTTAGGCGTGTACCATGTCAGCTCAAGCTAAACGTGAACCTGCTCGTCCGGCTTCGTTCCGAGGCTCGGTCTCCAGCTGGTACCTTAACGCCGGGCTGTTTGCAGAGTGTTGCTTGTTCTCACAGTGTAATCAGATTGATCTGTAAATAAGCTTTCCGTAACGCATGGTTCTCACTGTTGTGGGTGCATCGTTTCCTCTCTTGGAGCTTGACGTGTGATGTTTCCTGTGTTACGGCGTCGGCAGTGTTTTGTACGTATGATAAGAGTGTGACTCTGTCCGTCAGGGTGATTTAATTTAATCACACTGTACGTTCTTAAAAGAGACCTTTCTAACAGTGTGTTACAAACAGAAAGTGATTACTgtcacattttattcatttaaacatGATTTCCTGTCTCATGTAGTAAATGATATTTGCTGTTACGATATGTGCTTTTATTCCTTCTTAAACATTTAATTCAGTCTTCTCTACTAGATTTCAGACCTCTGTATTATTCTTTTGTAAATTGGTGCAGTGTTGTAAAATGATGGTGATGGAAGCCcatagtggtgtgtgtgtgtgtgtgtgtgtgtgtgtgtgtgtgtgtgtgtgtgtgtgtgtgtgtgtgtgtgtgtgtgtgtgtgtgtgtgtgtgtgtgtgtgtgtgtgtgtgtgtgtgtgtgtgtgtgtgtgtgtgaagggatCAGTCACAGTGAGAGCACAATGAGTGAGGTGATGTCATTCTGGGGATCATGGATTCCATTTACACGTGAGTCCAGGAACCCAGGAGCTGTAATTAAAAACCTTTACAAACGCAGTTCAGCagttctgtgtctttgtgttttcacgtATAGACGCACTTTACAAAGAAGCAGTGAGCTGGAAGGACTCTATATCCTGCAATACCAGTAGATGGGGCTCCAGTCAAACCAGTGGATAAATCAGTGCTGATGACAGATTATGAGGACGGGTGTGTAACTGTGNNNNNNNNNNNNNNNNNNNNNNNNNNNNNNNNNNNNNNNNNNNNNNNNNNNNNNNNNNNNNNNNNNNNNNNNNNNNNNNNNNNNNNNNNNNNNNNNNNNNNNNNNNNNNNNNNNNNNNNNNNNGGTGTGTAACTGTGACCACCAGGGGCTGCTGCTTGCGTGTGTCTGCTTTCActccactgtctgcttcagatgcTGAAggagtttattatttattgttaattCTGTGCAAATGTTGATTCTTTGAGTCTAAAGCTCCCTTTAAGATGATGAGCGTGGGACAT of Betta splendens chromosome 19, fBetSpl5.4, whole genome shotgun sequence contains these proteins:
- the nrbf2b gene encoding nuclear receptor-binding factor 2b, encoding MTIREEQRRISCSINHRRIDSMEVVDSPLNLAHQQCRKAERLLAAGKYEEAISCHGKAADLLTDAMKNTECEQARLSMELQRDSHIKHQRLIQERWKREVRRETRTQPAPVPSSTVPPLLTHTRPTGQLQPHGPPPAASAGIAEREYDTLLFQLQTRQTGGCQPLAPPCPGSKTTKDDKTRLEEQQTTIEDLRRLVDQLLDDNQRLMAENSQLRLENARLRSEAAEAADFVERSELWVLPHAGGSMGTGSGQERRSTGKGKEIAIPQLPPLEMPAQEDLCLDDLPPLELPEDIKNELRELLDREKL
- the LOC114845995 gene encoding NHL repeat-containing protein 3-like; protein product: MIVKKRGHTCLIASSMVSFILLMMVLYGTIGGHQPGSSGLRRDYQLLGRPLYKLDLNWPKNPELFTGDVFAVAVDQYAGVVYVAQRGDNMPKVLVFSTDGDFLESWNTTTLEMPHGMFLADAASSNPTVWITDVGNGPYGYCIKQYSPSGKLLKVLGTPGKPGSGLNPLQFDQPAEIFVHDSGEMYIVDGDGGMNNRLIKLSKEQEVLWVHAEKGQGLAQFYIPHSVTVDSAQRVWVADRGNKRIQVFNSITGDWLGTWGSCFTEDAPYSVRLTPDKKYFIVVQLNTNQISVLDAPPVGLIGQCRVVSVIQLAEEVKPHLVDLDLKTGALYVAEIGAQQAQKFIPFSLGGGLL